The following proteins come from a genomic window of Acidobacteriota bacterium:
- the rplU gene encoding 50S ribosomal protein L21 has protein sequence MFAVIETGGKQVRVHVGDVVKLDTLPGDVGGEIVFDRVLMLGGSEGDAGDDTRVGSPTVDAATVRGSIVEHGRHKKIHIYTYKPRQNSNRKRAGHRQNYTAVKIESIDG, from the coding sequence ATGTTTGCGGTGATCGAAACGGGCGGGAAACAAGTGCGTGTCCATGTCGGCGACGTGGTCAAGCTGGATACGCTGCCTGGCGACGTCGGCGGTGAGATAGTCTTCGATCGCGTCCTGATGCTGGGCGGAAGTGAAGGCGACGCTGGCGACGACACCCGTGTCGGAAGTCCCACGGTCGACGCAGCTACGGTGCGTGGATCCATCGTCGAACACGGCCGACATAAGAAGATCCACATCTACACCTACAAGCCGCGACAGAATTCAAACCGCAAGCGTGCCGGACACCGTCAGAACTACACGGCCGTCAAGATCGAATCGATCGACGGATAG
- a CDS encoding ADP-ribosylation factor-like protein, whose product MTFINYAAREINCKIVYYGPGLCGKTTNIQWIHAKTRTDAKGKLISLATETDRTLFFDFLPIELGTIRGFRTRFHLYTVPGQVFYDASRKLILKGVDGVVFVADSQEMRMDANLEAIDNLRGNLSQHGYDLEKVPYVLQLNKRDLPTAVSAEEMGKALRLNNEPIFEAVATNGNGVFNTLKGVVKQVLMDLKSR is encoded by the coding sequence ATGACGTTTATTAACTACGCCGCCAGAGAGATCAACTGCAAGATCGTCTATTACGGCCCCGGCCTGTGTGGCAAGACCACCAATATTCAGTGGATCCACGCCAAGACCCGCACCGACGCCAAGGGCAAGCTGATCTCCCTGGCCACGGAGACCGATCGGACCCTCTTCTTCGATTTCCTACCCATCGAATTGGGGACGATTCGCGGATTCAGAACACGATTTCACCTCTACACCGTCCCCGGGCAGGTCTTCTACGATGCCTCCCGGAAGCTGATCCTCAAGGGGGTCGACGGTGTGGTCTTCGTCGCAGATTCACAGGAGATGCGTATGGATGCCAATCTCGAGGCCATCGACAACCTTAGAGGTAACCTGAGTCAGCACGGCTACGATCTCGAGAAGGTGCCCTACGTCCTCCAGCTGAACAAGCGAGATCTCCCGACGGCGGTCAGCGCCGAGGAGATGGGAAAAGCCCTCAGGCTGAATAACGAGCCGATCTTCGAGGCCGTGGCCACCAATGGCAACGGCGTCTTCAACACCCTCAAGGGGGTCGTCAAACAGGTGCTGATGGACCTCAAAAGTCGCTGA